The sequence TTCCGGGGTGTAAGGGGCAACGTTGTTGACGTTGCCGGCTCTCTCCCGCCACTTCCTCTGCGTTCATTCCCTGCTGAGTGCCTTTCCGGTCGCTGATACCGCCACAACCCGTCTTGCTGGCCAGGACCGCCGGGGCTTTATCAGCAAATTTTTTCCGGACGAGCCGGAATAAATTTCCCGCTAATCCTGGACAGCTTCACCGGGCCGTGCCCGTTACGCTCTCGCGGAAAGGTCCTCCGCAGTGTGTGAAAACACCAGAAAGAGGACGGCAGGAGAGGCTTTGCCTCTGAAAACCAGACCAGAGGGGTTTTGTGATGTGCAAATCGTTGAAGGATTTTCTGAATCAGCCTGAGTCATTACGGCAGCCTACGGCTGAGGATCATGCGCTGGCGGCGCTGCTGAATGGCGAAGTCGTCAATGCTCCTGCGCCACTGCTTCCGTTGGGCGCTTTTACACGCGAAGACGCGAAAAACGTGTCTGCGTATTACTCCAATGTGACGTTAGAAAACGATCAGTCATCGCATTTTCAGTTAGTTATGCGTGACGAACATGAGCAGTTGATTGAACGGGTCTGGAATTTCCAGCCGGATGCCGGACAGGTACTGAACGGCTACCTGAAAAGTCACGGCAGGGCAGTACAGCAGTAAACGAAAGGTGTTCTGCGGAGATGCACCTCCGCAGAACGCGACAATCATTAAAATGGAGGAAATAACGATGTCAGTAGCAAATGTTAAAGCAAAATCAGCCAAAAAGGCCAACCCGAAGAATAAAGTTATCAGCGCAGAACTGAAAAGCGCGCTTGATTCCGCTGTTATCACATACGTTCCGCTGTCCGATCTTATTAAATCTCCGCTGAACGTGCGTACTATCCCTTACACCGCTGACAGTGTTAAACGTCTGGCTAACTCGATTGAAAACCTCGGGCTTCTGCATAACCTCGTGGTTCACGTGCTGCCGGAGGGCAAATCCGGAGTTGCTGCAGGTGGTAGACGTCTCACCGCACTGAATCTGTTGTGCGAGACGGGACGTATTGGTGCTGATTATCAGGTTCCGGTTAAGTGTGTCAGTGACGAGTTGGCTGTTGAAGCGTCTTACGCTGAGAACAATGAACTGGAGGCGATGCACCCTGCCGAGCAAATTATGGCCTTTGGTAAGCTGGCGGCGCAGGGCAAAACCGCCGCGCAGATTGGTGATGGTCTGGGCTATGGTTCCCGCCATGTTCAGCGCATGTTGAAACTGGCAAACCTTGCCCCAGCACTGCTG comes from Citrobacter tructae and encodes:
- a CDS encoding DUF905 family protein, encoding MCKSLKDFLNQPESLRQPTAEDHALAALLNGEVVNAPAPLLPLGAFTREDAKNVSAYYSNVTLENDQSSHFQLVMRDEHEQLIERVWNFQPDAGQVLNGYLKSHGRAVQQ